The window CGCAGCGATACCCAACATGGCCGTCGATGGGTATCGCTGTGCTCAACCGCATCCTACGGTCAAGTCGGTAACCGAAGGACTACTGGCGCATGCCGCGGCCGCTGACCAGCAAGCGAATACATACGACATAGAGCAGCGCGGTGGCCACCAGCATAAAGCTGATGGCGATGCCGATGCCGATGTCGGACACCCCGAGAATGCCGTAACGGAAGGCGTTGACCATGTGCAGGATGGGGTTGGCCAGCGACACCGTCTGCCAGAACGGCGGCAGCAGGCTGATCGAGTAGAACACCCCGCCGAGGTAAGTCAGCGGCGTCAGCACGAAGGTCGGGATGATCGAGATATCGTCGAAGTTGCGCGCATACACGGCGTTGACGAAGCCGCCGAGGGAGAAAATCGTCGCGGTCAGCAGCACCACCAGCACGGTGACGCCCAGGTGGTGCACCTGCAACTTGGTGAAGAACAGCGACAACAGGGTGACGATCAGCCCCACCGCCAGGCCGCGCAGCACGCCGCC is drawn from Pseudomonas cavernae and contains these coding sequences:
- a CDS encoding ABC transporter permease produces the protein MNTQLLNSDLRANWIALNTIVYREIRRFTRIWPQTLLPPAITMVLYFVIFGNLIGRQIGDMGGFSYMEYIVPGLIMMSVITNAYGNVVSSFFGSKFQRNIEELLVSPVSPHTILLGFTIGGVLRGLAVGLIVTLLSLFFTKLQVHHLGVTVLVVLLTATIFSLGGFVNAVYARNFDDISIIPTFVLTPLTYLGGVFYSISLLPPFWQTVSLANPILHMVNAFRYGILGVSDIGIGIAISFMLVATALLYVVCIRLLVSGRGMRQ